From one Dermacentor silvarum isolate Dsil-2018 chromosome 3, BIME_Dsil_1.4, whole genome shotgun sequence genomic stretch:
- the LOC119446782 gene encoding uncharacterized protein LOC119446782: protein MCDVDGRDRMAAAMVSGALLALCVVLVRLCVAAGIEENACKDICDLKMDAMVKLLGCMRHTANDGVSRIIAKFLSNDAFLTRALCGAGYNIDSLLRLFFADDFMGELKTVERKCQKELL from the exons ATGTGCGACGTCGATGGACGCGATAGGATGGCTGCCGCGATGGTCTCCGGTGCTCTGCTGGCATTGTGCGTCGTCCTAGTCCGCTTGTGTGTGGCCGCTGGCATCGAAGAGAACGCGTGCAAGGACATATGCG ATCTCAAGATGGACGCCATGGTGAAGTTATTGGGATGCATGCGTCATACAGCAAACGATGGC GTAAGCCGCATTATTGCGAAATTCCTGTCCAACGACGCGTTCCTCACGCGGGCTCTGTGCGGGGCCGGCTACAACATC GACAGCCTTCTGCGATTGTTTTTTGCG gatgacTTCATGGGCGAGCTGAAGACCGTCGAGCGAAAATGCCAGAAAGAGTTGCTGTAG
- the LOC119445240 gene encoding uncharacterized protein LOC119445240: MVGFRPSLSSRDVMKLIKLQIIDRDTRDVRGMSVLDLVKAFDQISHRHIHDSVTDMDLGSKFHGFVSSFLRGRRAALKVGEVKSDPFELGARGTPQGSVISPLLFNVAMRGLSAHLSEVDDINHALYADNIPVWCDGGSEGRVEESLQAALSCTEDFLVGTGLRLSPSKSELLFYRSTRRGRIPKGQVPLEKVDISIRKAIGQIIPKVEFIRVLGMLIEANGCNGQTITRIATKTDNIVRLIARVSNSYGGLGEDNLLRLYPFLPNEPHQADAGPGRLHFSDPSQVIRNR, translated from the exons atggtgggctttcgtCCATCCCTGTCATCTAGGGACGTCATGAAACTCATTAAACTCCAGATCATCGATAGGGACACCAGAGACGTCAGGGGTATGTCGGTGCTGGATCTTGTAAAGGCCTTCGATCAAATTTCCCATAGGCACATCCACGATTCCGTTACGGACATGGACCTTGGATCCAAATTTCACGGGTTCGTCAGTTCGTTCCTTCGGGGCAGGCGCGCCGCTCTCAAGGTAGGCGAGGTAAAGTCTGATCCCTTCGAGCTGGGGGCAAGGGGGACCCCTCAGGGGTCGGTGATCTCACcacttctcttcaacgtcgccatgcgcGGTCTCTCCGCCCATTTGTCCGAGGTCGATGACAttaatcacgctctttacgccgacAACATCCcggtgtggtgcgatggcggCAGTGAAGGCAGAGTCGAGGAATCGCTACAGGCGGCCCTGAGCTGCACGGAGGATTTCTTGGTGGGCACGGGGCTCCGGCTCTCCCCGTCCAAGTCCGAACTCCTTTTCTATCGATCGACCAGGAGGGGGCGCATCCCCAAGGGTCAGGTCCCTCTCGAGAAGGTTGACATCTCCATTCGCAAGGCCATCGGGCAGATCATTCCCAAGGTGGAGTTcatccgcgtactcggtatgctcatcgaggcaaatggTTGTAACGGACAGACGATCACTCGTATCGCCACCAAAACGGACAACATCGTCAGGCTCATCGCTAGGGTCTCCAACAGTTACGGAGGGCtgggggaggacaacctcctcaggcTGTACCCCTTCCTTCCTAATGAGCCGCATCAA gcagacgcagggcccgggcGGCTGCACTTCTCGGATCCGTCGCAGGTGATCCGCAatcggtag
- the LOC119445238 gene encoding uncharacterized protein LOC119445238, which yields MYVLQVLHCSRLRIQALHRVFATFIWSSSCESMRRDNLFVPLARGGLGLVHLFVRQIVSRLFFFRDSDHPFLHEMLQLRLVHYLPNIVVSSDAEDITQAPWGFLKEVVDSFLFLKVRFSLEYIFTASRKVISAALVDSIFPDPLYRAPYLNQPYRDVLRRIRKMCIPPEAKTFFFKLHTETLPVKTWLNARGCFVPWSTNCRLCPRAETIDHCFIDCTDAIFFWDILQRMLKKDIDITPYAIRFLPFKISGGPPYDMFIVLGLYSLWRARMCDRYAESPRSTRSF from the coding sequence atgtacgtgctgcaagtactgcactgctcaagacttcgtatacaggcactgcatcgcgtatttgcaacatttatttggagctcgagTTGCGAATCGATGCGGCGTGATAATCTGTTCGTCCCTCTTGCAAGAGGTGGTCTAGGATTAGTCCATCTCTTCgtcaggcaaattgtttctcgtctgtttttctttcgagacagtgaccatccttttttgcatgaaatgttacagctccgattagttcattatcttcctaatatagtagtgtcatcagatgCCGAAGATATCAcacaggctccttggggctttctcaaggaggtcgttgattcattccttttcttgaaagtgagattcagcctggagtacattttcactgcgagtcgaaaagtaatttctgctgcactggtggattcgattttcccagatcctttgtatcgtgcCCCTTATTTAAATCAGCCTTATCGGGATGTACTTCGGCGCAtccgtaaaatgtgtatacctcctgaagctaaaacatttttctttaaattgcacacggaaacacttcctgttaaaacatggttgaacgcgaggggctgcttcgtgccatggtccacgaactgtcgactgtgtccacgtgctgaaaccatagatcactgttttatagactgtacggatgctatatttttctgggacattctccaacggatgcttaaaaaggacattgacatcactccatacgcaattagattcctaccgtttaagattagtggcggtcctccctatgatatgttcatagtactgggtttgtatagcctatggagagctagaatgtgtgatcgctATGCCGAAAGCCCtcgatctacaagatcattc